The Pseudanabaena galeata CCNP1313 genome includes a region encoding these proteins:
- the lepB gene encoding signal peptidase I: MSSDKSGDRPSNPPTDPKQAPPVPKQENSFKNFLSDNLPTVTVAILLAVGVRVFIAEPRYIPSSSMEPTLLIDDRLIIDKLSIRWRKPERGEIIVFNPPNDPVVPDASKVYIKRVIGLPGDRISIRDGKVFINDAPLNEPYIATPPNYTLPTQDDALCPRCFRPDNVQSSKGFPFFTVPSGKYWVMGDNRNNSLDSHAWGFMPEENLVGRAMFRYWPFDNRVGNLSVPKY; the protein is encoded by the coding sequence ATGTCATCTGATAAATCTGGCGATCGCCCAAGCAATCCGCCCACTGATCCCAAGCAAGCGCCACCTGTACCTAAACAAGAAAATTCTTTTAAAAATTTCTTGTCTGATAACTTGCCTACCGTCACAGTGGCTATTTTGTTGGCAGTTGGTGTAAGAGTTTTTATTGCTGAGCCACGTTATATTCCTTCTAGCTCAATGGAGCCGACTTTATTAATTGACGATCGCTTAATTATCGATAAGCTTTCAATTCGTTGGCGCAAGCCTGAACGCGGTGAAATTATCGTTTTTAATCCACCTAATGATCCCGTTGTGCCTGATGCGTCTAAGGTGTATATCAAGCGAGTAATTGGTTTGCCAGGCGATCGCATCAGTATTCGTGATGGCAAAGTATTTATCAATGATGCGCCTCTAAATGAGCCATACATTGCAACACCGCCAAATTACACTTTGCCAACCCAAGACGATGCTCTCTGCCCTAGATGTTTCCGCCCTGACAATGTGCAATCTAGTAAGGGTTTTCCATTTTTCACAGTGCCTAGTGGTAAATATTGGGTAATGGGGGATAACCGCAATAATAGTTTGGATTCTCACGCATGGGGATTTATGCCCGAAGAGAATCTAGTTGGAAGAGCCATGTTTCGCTACTGGCCCTTTGACAATCGTGTTGGTAATTTAAGCGTTCCTAAATACTAG
- the lepB gene encoding signal peptidase I, with product MSTEVKSDSQVPIKPWWQQHGETIRIFIVALAIALFLRAYIVEPRFIPSGSMEPTLQVGDRILVDKISMQWQEPQRGDILIFYPPKSPAIEDNTKAYIKRLIGIEGDLIGVRGGKVYRNGEALNEPYIAEAPKYMMRTVTVPKGHYWMMGDNRNHSNDSHIWGFLPKENVIGKATIRFFPFGDRLGSITTSK from the coding sequence ATGTCCACAGAAGTTAAGTCAGATTCGCAAGTTCCCATTAAGCCTTGGTGGCAACAACATGGTGAAACCATTCGTATTTTTATTGTGGCTCTTGCGATCGCCTTATTTCTGCGTGCGTATATTGTCGAGCCACGCTTCATTCCCTCTGGCTCTATGGAGCCAACTTTGCAAGTGGGCGATCGCATCCTAGTCGATAAAATCTCAATGCAATGGCAAGAACCCCAACGTGGCGATATTTTGATTTTCTATCCACCTAAGTCTCCTGCGATTGAAGACAACACTAAAGCTTATATTAAGCGTCTAATTGGAATCGAAGGCGATCTCATTGGAGTACGTGGTGGCAAGGTCTATCGCAATGGGGAAGCACTGAATGAGCCATATATTGCGGAAGCTCCTAAATATATGATGCGTACTGTGACTGTGCCAAAAGGTCATTACTGGATGATGGGCGACAATCGCAATCACAGTAATGATTCACATATTTGGGGATTTTTGCCAAAGGAAAATGTCATCGGTAAAGCGACTATTAGATTTTTTCCTTTTGGCGATCGGTTAGGTTCAAT